The DNA window ACCGCGCGAAGGACTCGCTGCGGCGCCGCGGCGAGAACGTGTCGTCGGTGGAGGTCGAACAGACCGTGATGGGTCACCCCGCCGTGTCGGAAGCTGCGGCGGTAGGCGTTCCGAGTGAACTCGGAGAGGACGACATCCTCGTCGTTGTGACGTTGCACGACGGAGCGACAGTGGATTTCGCCGAACTCCTGGACTTCTGCTCGGCCCGCATGCCGTACTTCTGTGTGCCGCGCTACCTCGAAACGCTCGACGAGATTCCCAAGACCGTCATCGGACGCGTCCGCAAGGACGTACTCCGCAGCAGGGGCCTGGGCGCCGACGCCTGGGACCGCGAAGCGCACGGTTACGTGCTCAGCCGCTAGGAGATGAGAAAGATGTCGTTGACCTACCAACAGCAGTTCGTGCTGGACGGACTGGCGGCACGGGCAGCCATCCTCAATCTGGACGCGCGCCACAATCGGCTGTACTCCGAAGGTGACCTCAGCGGCTGGATCACCACATTCCGCCATGCGGGTGCCACCTATGTGCGGGCAGGGGAGTCGTTCACCGATCTGCGCAAGGCGTTCGACGGCGGGGACGGTGCACGACTGGTGACCGTGGACCACGAGATCACGGTCGACGGCGTCGACGCGTCCCAGAAATGTGTCGCGTTGCTGCTGCGCGACAACCAACTGCAGGCCTCCGGCACCTTCACCGATCGACTCATCTACGAGCGCGGCGGCTGGTACTTCACGTCGCGCGAACTCGAATGGGACCATGTGCCGCACGAAAGTGCCCTACCCGTGTGAGCGAGGGCATTCGGTACGAGTTTGCGTTCGGCACCTACGAGGACGCCCTGCGCATGGTCGGCGGCCAGACGGAGCCGCGGTATGCC is part of the Mycolicibacterium tusciae JS617 genome and encodes:
- a CDS encoding nuclear transport factor 2 family protein; amino-acid sequence: MSLTYQQQFVLDGLAARAAILNLDARHNRLYSEGDLSGWITTFRHAGATYVRAGESFTDLRKAFDGGDGARLVTVDHEITVDGVDASQKCVALLLRDNQLQASGTFTDRLIYERGGWYFTSRELEWDHVPHESALPV